The Sporosarcina luteola genome contains a region encoding:
- a CDS encoding S1 RNA-binding domain-containing protein has product MAENNMQVLIEGFDPSKVEAVNNFDKDWKEVYGAHQNNSIIQAPIVGIEKLLDKPCAVVSVGNIRGYIPMEFTGAANLRHLRAMTGQSVAFKVLNYDREAEVFTGSRTAALDHMAAITLRKIEVGDEIIAVVRSVSPSLVRADIGGIEVKIPLEEIRYGWIDDLTEEVKQGDHLKVKVMEINKEEKTVTVSAKALQENPWLRSIGRYTSGNEYVGTVSGVREYGVFINLEAGVDSLARHLKFQNVKKGDRVLVRVLETDAQKEQIRARITRVL; this is encoded by the coding sequence ATGGCTGAAAACAACATGCAAGTTCTAATTGAAGGTTTTGACCCATCGAAAGTGGAAGCGGTAAATAACTTTGATAAGGATTGGAAAGAGGTCTACGGTGCTCACCAGAACAATTCCATCATTCAAGCCCCTATTGTCGGCATTGAGAAACTGCTTGATAAGCCGTGTGCCGTGGTGAGTGTAGGAAATATTCGCGGATACATTCCTATGGAATTTACAGGGGCGGCCAACCTTCGACACCTTCGTGCAATGACAGGCCAGTCCGTAGCATTCAAGGTACTGAATTATGACAGAGAAGCGGAAGTTTTCACAGGGTCGAGAACCGCAGCTTTGGATCACATGGCAGCAATCACGTTAAGGAAAATAGAAGTAGGGGATGAAATCATTGCCGTGGTTCGCAGTGTCAGCCCCTCACTTGTTCGAGCGGATATCGGTGGAATTGAAGTGAAGATTCCCCTCGAAGAGATTAGGTACGGCTGGATTGATGATTTAACAGAAGAAGTCAAGCAAGGTGACCATCTGAAAGTGAAAGTGATGGAAATTAACAAAGAAGAGAAGACAGTGACTGTCAGTGCAAAGGCATTACAGGAAAATCCATGGCTCCGTTCCATTGGTCGATATACTTCCGGCAACGAATACGTTGGCACTGTCTCTGGTGTCCGCGAATACGGTGTGTTCATTAATCTGGAGGCAGGTGTAGATTCATTGGCCCGTCACTTAAAGTTCCAGAACGTTAAAAAGGGTGATCGTGTGCTTGTTCGTGTATTGGAAACTGATGCACAGAAAGAGCAGATCCGTGCTCGTATTACGCGAGTGTTATAA
- a CDS encoding type IV secretory system conjugative DNA transfer family protein: MGMPIVWQGSDCFTHMLAVGPTRCGKTATILKPMIYQLLLQKKRGVPLGISVVEPKGDVAEMVNEMCLEMGIPCIHVDPNKTDSASFNPMEGEMDTVAEATVVVLKGLFGKQDAFFATVQELSARNVTKLLKELHGDDMDIIDVMNTLRDQHVLQQKVAELKHRDGMTDLVHFFESELLGSMREKYHQFVIGLRAQLENIVSNEALRTIMTGRSDVNIDEHLETGGVLAVNTALGKLRKAGDAFGQFMIMHLQNGTFRRPGTEDTRIPHFLIVDEYSRYINPDVEIFLSLAAEYRVAGIFATQSLGQLEIESGNLGPKAMKQAILTSCRNKICFGGISAQDAKEFAEEFGKDKVIMRQSTYKNRVLLPRLFPDSYRDTEDEEYRFDPTDLMDGIPRFNFVHKLLQDGTPQKPALAKGQFVPRNWKELREWEDQKSFKKINLNSLSNIFQRRKKIKKGQASESELVKQVGAESEVERIIQPKLDTQHSYEVTPDKKLSRTPLPEERKQDTGIENVDLSEEVSSKSNVQSSTVKTVIPPKIKEKEASNVVRSNDGFWD, translated from the coding sequence ATGGGAATGCCCATCGTATGGCAAGGAAGTGATTGCTTCACCCATATGCTTGCTGTCGGTCCAACCCGTTGTGGCAAGACAGCGACAATATTGAAACCGATGATTTATCAATTGCTGCTTCAAAAGAAGAGAGGCGTCCCTTTGGGGATATCTGTAGTTGAACCAAAAGGCGACGTGGCGGAAATGGTAAATGAAATGTGTTTAGAAATGGGCATCCCTTGTATCCATGTAGACCCGAACAAAACCGATTCTGCCAGTTTCAATCCGATGGAAGGAGAAATGGATACAGTGGCCGAGGCAACAGTCGTTGTCTTGAAAGGATTGTTCGGTAAGCAGGATGCATTCTTTGCAACTGTTCAAGAATTGTCGGCACGGAACGTCACCAAACTGCTGAAAGAACTGCACGGGGACGACATGGATATTATCGACGTGATGAATACGCTGCGCGATCAGCACGTCCTACAGCAAAAAGTAGCGGAACTGAAACACAGGGACGGAATGACGGATCTTGTTCATTTCTTTGAATCCGAATTACTCGGCAGCATGCGGGAGAAGTACCACCAGTTCGTCATAGGGTTACGTGCGCAACTTGAAAACATCGTCAGTAACGAAGCCTTGCGGACCATCATGACAGGAAGGAGTGATGTGAACATTGATGAACATTTGGAAACAGGCGGTGTCCTTGCGGTCAATACTGCACTCGGAAAGCTTAGAAAAGCAGGTGATGCCTTCGGTCAATTCATGATCATGCACCTGCAAAACGGTACGTTTAGGAGGCCGGGAACGGAGGATACGCGCATCCCCCATTTTTTAATCGTGGATGAGTACAGCCGGTACATCAATCCAGACGTTGAAATTTTCTTATCACTCGCTGCCGAATATCGGGTAGCGGGTATTTTTGCGACTCAATCCCTTGGTCAACTTGAAATCGAGTCGGGAAATCTTGGTCCGAAGGCAATGAAACAAGCGATTCTTACATCATGTAGAAACAAAATCTGTTTTGGAGGCATCTCTGCACAAGATGCAAAGGAATTCGCGGAGGAGTTCGGAAAGGACAAGGTCATTATGAGGCAGAGCACATACAAGAACCGTGTATTGCTGCCTCGCCTGTTTCCGGATTCCTATCGTGATACGGAAGATGAGGAATATAGGTTCGACCCTACGGACTTAATGGACGGTATCCCAAGGTTTAACTTTGTCCATAAGCTTCTGCAGGACGGGACCCCTCAGAAACCTGCACTGGCGAAAGGTCAATTTGTGCCTCGTAATTGGAAGGAGTTGAGGGAGTGGGAAGATCAAAAGTCATTTAAGAAGATTAATCTGAATAGCTTGAGTAACATTTTCCAACGACGCAAGAAAATCAAAAAAGGACAAGCGTCTGAATCTGAACTTGTGAAACAAGTGGGGGCTGAGTCGGAAGTGGAACGAATCATCCAGCCCAAACTTGATACGCAACATTCTTATGAGGTAACTCCTGATAAAAAACTTTCCCGTACTCCTTTACCTGAGGAGAGAAAACAGGATACCGGAATAGAGAACGTTGATTTATCAGAAGAAGTATCGAGCAAGAGCAACGTTCAATCATCTACAGTCAAGACTGTAATTCCACCGAAAATAAAAGAGAAAGAAGCGAGCAATGTGGTAAGGTCCAATGACGGATTCTGGGATTAA
- a CDS encoding YdhK family protein has protein sequence MFKKKLLIGIVALLLTVILAACGGGNGENTSDSNAGSENDTTENAENEVTQTEEESDTSEEMEGMDHSGMNHSSSGEVPEDLADAENPTYPVGSEAVMHANHMGGMDGAVATIDGAYDTTVYAVTYTPTTGGEKVENHKWVIHEEIENAEEQPYEQGDEVVLEADHMEGMEGATATIDSAEDTTVYMVSYTDTKTGEEVEYHKWVTEDELSSVE, from the coding sequence ATGTTTAAAAAGAAATTACTGATAGGGATTGTAGCTTTATTGCTGACGGTTATATTGGCAGCTTGTGGCGGTGGCAATGGAGAAAATACGTCTGATAGTAACGCTGGATCAGAAAATGACACAACCGAAAACGCAGAAAATGAAGTAACACAGACTGAAGAGGAATCTGATACCTCTGAAGAAATGGAAGGAATGGATCATTCTGGTATGAACCATTCAAGTTCAGGTGAAGTTCCAGAGGATTTAGCAGATGCTGAAAATCCAACATATCCAGTTGGAAGCGAAGCAGTAATGCATGCGAACCATATGGGAGGCATGGATGGAGCTGTTGCAACTATTGATGGTGCTTATGATACAACTGTATATGCTGTAACCTATACGCCTACTACTGGTGGAGAAAAAGTTGAAAATCACAAGTGGGTTATTCATGAAGAAATTGAAAATGCCGAGGAACAGCCATATGAGCAAGGGGATGAAGTTGTCCTTGAAGCAGATCATATGGAGGGCATGGAAGGAGCTACAGCTACCATTGATTCGGCAGAAGATACAACTGTCTATATGGTAAGCTATACAGATACAAAAACTGGGGAAGAAGTCGAATATCATAAATGGGTGACTGAAGATGAACTATCATCAGTTGAATAG
- a CDS encoding NUDIX domain-containing protein has translation MDYCEKMREMIGNSPLIIVRPSVAIINQSGDILLYRYIGGTWGIPGGILQLNESIEECIKRTVQEDVGITLNTLQLFGVYSGKELINRVEESGDQYQTVAIGYLCADFEGELTPDENQAIEAQFFNLDQLPSETDPFIKNKLLELRGQLEIKNTSC, from the coding sequence ATGGATTATTGTGAAAAGATGAGAGAGATGATTGGGAATTCCCCATTAATCATTGTACGACCAAGTGTAGCGATCATCAATCAATCTGGAGATATTTTATTGTATCGATACATAGGTGGAACATGGGGTATTCCTGGTGGGATTTTGCAGTTAAATGAGTCCATTGAGGAGTGTATTAAACGAACTGTACAAGAAGATGTTGGTATCACGTTAAATACATTGCAGTTATTTGGTGTCTATTCTGGCAAAGAATTAATTAATCGTGTCGAGGAAAGCGGCGATCAGTATCAGACTGTTGCAATTGGTTATTTATGCGCAGACTTTGAAGGAGAACTAACTCCTGATGAGAATCAAGCAATTGAAGCTCAATTTTTTAACTTAGACCAATTACCTTCAGAAACCGATCCTTTTATTAAGAACAAATTACTAGAACTAAGAGGGCAACTTGAAATAAAGAATACTTCTTGTTGA
- the merA gene encoding mercury(II) reductase produces MKKYRVKIIGMTCTGCEEHVAVALENMGAKEIEVDFRREEAVFELPNDVEVERAKKAISDAEYQPGETEEVQQQETVQLGDEGDYDYDYIIIGSGGASFSSAIEAAKYGANVAIIERGTVGGTCVNIGCVPSKTLLRAGEINHIAKNNPFVGLHTSAGNVDLTPLIKQKNDLVTDLRNSKYIDLIDDYGFKLIKGEAKFVDEKTVEVNGMQLSAKRFLIATGASPAVPKILGIEEVDYLTSTSLLELKQVPKRLTVIGSGYIGMELGQLFHHLGSEVTLMQRSPRLLKEYDPEVSEAITQALTEQGINLVTGATFDRVEQDGEIKKVYVTVDGRTKVVESDQLLVATGRKPNTTTLNLEAAGVEVGSRGEIMIDEYSKTTNSSIYAAGDVTLVPQFVYVAAYQGGIAAGNAIGGLNKKLNLEVVPGVTFTAPAIATVGLTEQQAKEKGYEVKTSVLPLDAVPRALVNRETTGVFKLVADAKTMKIIGAHVVAENAGEVIYAATLAVKFGLTVEDLRETMAPYLTMAEGLKLAALTFDKDVSKLSCCAG; encoded by the coding sequence GTGAAAAAATATCGGGTTAAAATCATTGGAATGACTTGCACGGGCTGTGAAGAACATGTTGCTGTTGCTCTTGAAAACATGGGTGCAAAAGAGATTGAAGTGGATTTTCGTCGCGAGGAAGCTGTATTTGAACTTCCGAATGACGTGGAGGTGGAAAGAGCGAAAAAGGCAATTTCTGATGCCGAATACCAACCTGGAGAGACAGAAGAAGTACAACAGCAAGAAACGGTTCAACTTGGAGATGAAGGCGATTATGATTATGACTACATTATCATTGGTTCTGGTGGAGCATCCTTTTCATCTGCCATTGAAGCCGCGAAATACGGAGCGAACGTGGCAATCATCGAACGTGGCACAGTGGGTGGAACATGTGTGAACATCGGATGTGTTCCTTCAAAGACGCTGTTAAGAGCTGGAGAAATCAATCATATAGCAAAAAACAATCCGTTTGTGGGATTGCACACGTCAGCAGGCAATGTCGATTTGACTCCATTAATTAAGCAGAAAAACGATTTGGTGACGGATCTTCGAAACTCGAAATATATTGATTTAATTGATGACTATGGCTTTAAATTAATAAAAGGTGAAGCGAAATTCGTGGATGAAAAAACTGTCGAAGTGAATGGCATGCAGTTATCAGCCAAACGATTTTTAATCGCGACAGGTGCTTCACCAGCTGTACCAAAGATTCTTGGAATAGAAGAGGTAGATTATTTAACAAGTACATCATTACTTGAATTAAAACAGGTTCCAAAACGTCTTACAGTCATTGGTTCAGGTTATATCGGTATGGAATTGGGACAACTATTCCATCATTTGGGTTCAGAAGTAACGTTGATGCAAAGAAGTCCACGACTGTTAAAGGAATACGATCCTGAAGTTTCAGAAGCAATCACGCAAGCATTAACAGAACAAGGGATTAATTTAGTAACAGGGGCAACTTTTGATCGTGTTGAACAAGATGGCGAGATAAAAAAGGTTTATGTAACGGTCGATGGCAGGACAAAAGTCGTTGAATCAGACCAGTTACTTGTTGCGACGGGAAGAAAACCAAATACGACGACTTTGAATTTAGAGGCAGCTGGTGTTGAAGTAGGCTCGCGTGGTGAGATTATGATCGATGAGTATTCAAAAACAACGAATTCAAGCATCTATGCAGCAGGAGATGTGACGCTTGTTCCTCAATTTGTATATGTGGCAGCTTATCAAGGTGGAATTGCAGCAGGAAATGCCATCGGAGGACTGAATAAAAAGCTGAATTTAGAAGTGGTTCCAGGGGTTACGTTTACAGCTCCAGCGATTGCAACCGTTGGTTTAACGGAGCAACAAGCAAAAGAGAAAGGCTATGAAGTGAAAACATCCGTCTTGCCTTTAGATGCCGTTCCGAGAGCTTTGGTTAATCGAGAAACAACAGGTGTTTTTAAATTAGTGGCAGACGCAAAAACAATGAAGATAATAGGGGCTCATGTGGTAGCAGAAAATGCAGGAGAAGTAATTTATGCAGCGACACTGGCTGTCAAATTCGGTTTAACCGTGGAGGACCTCCGAGAAACCATGGCTCCATATTTAACAATGGCAGAAGGATTAAAATTAGCTGCCCTTACGTTTGATAAAGATGTATCAAAACTATCTTGTTGTGCAGGTTAA
- the merR gene encoding Hg(II)-responsive transcriptional regulator: protein MSYRISVFAEKCDVNKETIRYYEQRALLKEPSRTNEGYRIYSDDDIKRVKFIKRTQDLGFSLNEIYKLLGVVDNDEVRCKNIFEFVSKKEIEIQEQIADLKRIESMLRDLKSRCPDQKALHQCPIIETIIFD, encoded by the coding sequence ATGAGTTACAGAATTAGTGTATTTGCAGAAAAATGCGATGTAAATAAAGAGACGATTAGATATTACGAACAAAGAGCATTATTAAAAGAGCCTTCACGAACGAATGAAGGTTATAGGATATATTCAGATGATGATATTAAACGTGTAAAATTTATCAAAAGAACACAAGACCTTGGCTTTTCATTGAATGAAATCTATAAATTGCTTGGAGTTGTTGATAATGATGAAGTTCGTTGCAAAAATATATTTGAATTTGTATCAAAAAAGGAAATAGAAATTCAGGAACAAATTGCAGATTTAAAGCGTATTGAGTCAATGTTAAGGGACTTAAAAAGTCGATGTCCAGATCAAAAAGCATTACATCAATGTCCAATTATCGAAACGATAATCTTTGATTGA